One window from the genome of Proteiniborus sp. DW1 encodes:
- a CDS encoding ABC transporter substrate-binding protein: MKRSITLLLVAVLMLGALTGCNVKTKEQVTTGGSDGSSNVSAVDITLLAMSSNEKDLNILRDQLSKAGFNVKLNLQPDYGSFTGQKDAGNYDLAISGWTTVTGNPDYAVRSLFTTGGDYNDYGLSDSELDRLVEEASTQTPEEYAKTYKELEKVLVEDNAYIIPLYSNYKSQAINKEVLKLDSVRLSKSRSLPWEELDFVDESKRTTEPFLFSQTMSSLTSLDPIKGNDGSINIINTNMYVRLVNLTDDDEVTSEGSLSYNNVIADGNTEYYFILRDNVKFAKVQDKKAVDSGELVGAEDVVFSLERAKDKSSVPDHRTYSLHSSMDKIEIVTDIQELESKNVSGQSITVKEALEKGLPSSISQIVADKKDVNNAEGKYQVVKVTTNKPFPQVLNYLAHQSAGIVSKAQVEAINTYDVATYDRNKDIAYGDQTTITEGATYNNTLAVSGPYIAIYKNDYEVVFEKNPGYMAGTKHEPRISKVVVKFIKDADSSLSAFRSGEVHLLYSVPEDKYSLVENDPKLHLQKRPSNGVSYAFFNLKGNSKFSDVNLRKAVLYSVNQDEFLAVYDKLKIKAYSTLSTLVDTGNVHNADPDKTKEFLSKYWESQE, translated from the coding sequence ATGAAAAGATCAATCACGCTATTATTAGTTGCAGTACTGATGCTTGGAGCACTAACAGGATGTAACGTAAAAACTAAAGAACAAGTGACTACTGGCGGCTCAGATGGAAGTTCAAATGTAAGTGCAGTTGATATTACCCTATTAGCAATGAGTTCCAATGAAAAAGATTTAAATATTTTAAGAGATCAACTTTCTAAAGCAGGGTTTAACGTGAAATTGAACTTACAACCAGATTATGGTAGTTTTACAGGCCAAAAAGATGCAGGTAATTATGATCTTGCTATTTCAGGATGGACTACAGTTACAGGAAACCCTGATTATGCTGTAAGGTCTTTATTTACAACAGGTGGAGATTATAATGACTATGGACTATCAGATTCAGAGCTTGACAGACTTGTAGAAGAAGCATCTACTCAAACACCTGAAGAATATGCAAAAACTTACAAAGAACTTGAAAAAGTACTTGTAGAAGACAACGCTTATATAATTCCACTATACTCAAACTACAAGAGCCAAGCTATAAATAAAGAAGTATTAAAGTTAGACAGCGTTAGATTAAGTAAATCTCGTTCATTACCATGGGAAGAATTAGACTTTGTTGATGAATCAAAGAGAACAACAGAACCATTTTTATTCAGTCAAACAATGTCATCTCTTACATCACTAGACCCAATCAAGGGTAATGACGGCTCAATAAATATAATCAATACTAATATGTATGTTAGATTAGTTAACCTTACAGATGATGATGAAGTGACTTCAGAAGGTTCATTATCTTATAACAATGTTATAGCTGATGGAAATACAGAATACTATTTTATATTAAGAGATAATGTAAAATTTGCTAAGGTACAAGATAAAAAAGCTGTTGATTCAGGTGAGTTAGTAGGTGCTGAGGATGTTGTATTTTCATTAGAAAGAGCAAAGGATAAAAGCTCTGTTCCTGATCACAGAACATATAGCTTACATTCAAGCATGGATAAAATTGAAATAGTTACTGATATTCAAGAGCTAGAATCTAAAAATGTATCTGGGCAAAGCATTACTGTAAAAGAAGCACTAGAGAAAGGTTTACCAAGTTCAATTAGTCAAATTGTTGCTGATAAAAAAGATGTAAACAATGCAGAAGGTAAATACCAAGTAGTTAAAGTAACTACTAACAAACCATTCCCACAAGTACTAAACTACTTAGCTCACCAATCAGCAGGTATTGTATCTAAGGCACAGGTAGAAGCTATAAATACTTATGACGTGGCAACTTATGATAGAAACAAAGACATTGCATATGGAGACCAAACTACTATTACAGAAGGTGCCACATATAACAATACATTAGCTGTAAGTGGACCATATATAGCTATATATAAAAATGACTACGAAGTAGTGTTTGAAAAGAATCCTGGCTACATGGCTGGAACAAAACATGAGCCTAGAATTTCAAAAGTAGTTGTTAAATTCATCAAAGATGCTGATAGCTCACTTTCAGCTTTTAGAAGTGGAGAAGTTCACTTATTATATAGTGTTCCAGAAGATAAATATTCATTAGTTGAAAACGACCCTAAGCTACATCTTCAAAAGAGACCAAGCAATGGTGTTAGCTATGCTTTCTTTAACCTAAAAGGAAACAGTAAATTCTCTGATGTTAATTTAAGAAAGGCTGTTTTATATAGCGTAAATCAAGATGAATTCTTAGCAGTATACGATAAGTTAAAGATAAAAGCTTATTCTACACTTTCTACATTAGTAGATACAGGAAATGTTCACAATGCAGATCCAGATAAAACTAAGGAATTTTTAAGTAAATACTGGGAAAGCCAAGAATAA
- a CDS encoding PLP-dependent cysteine synthase family protein — translation MCSESINCKINNLTKMIGNTPLLEIKLKYKNEERTIYAKAENYNLTGSIKDRMALHILKKSYERGRLKPGDTIAEATSGNTGIAFSALGRALGHKVTIFMPDWMSQERINLMKSYGADIELVSKEEGGFLGSIDKADKLAEECENVFLPHQFSNEDNCEAHYTTTGPEIWHQLQEIGLKPDAIVAGVGTGGTIMGAGRYLREMNPDIKLYPLEPANSPTLSTGYQVGKHRIQGISDEFIPPIVKLEKLDDIIHVDDGDAIIMAQKLASTLGLGVGISSGANLIGAIIAQEKLGKDSVVVTVFADDNKKYLSTDLMKEEPVKDDFLSTDIELLSVKAYKRVCSACR, via the coding sequence ATGTGTTCTGAATCTATTAATTGTAAGATTAATAACTTAACTAAAATGATAGGCAACACTCCTTTGTTAGAAATTAAATTAAAATATAAGAATGAAGAACGTACAATTTATGCTAAAGCTGAAAATTATAATTTAACAGGTAGTATTAAAGACAGAATGGCTTTACATATTTTAAAAAAATCCTATGAACGTGGAAGGTTAAAGCCGGGAGATACTATAGCAGAAGCAACTAGTGGAAACACAGGTATTGCTTTTTCTGCACTAGGTAGGGCACTAGGACACAAGGTAACAATTTTTATGCCCGATTGGATGAGCCAAGAAAGAATAAATCTTATGAAGAGCTACGGAGCAGACATTGAGTTAGTTAGTAAGGAAGAGGGCGGTTTTCTAGGAAGTATAGATAAAGCAGATAAGCTAGCTGAAGAATGCGAAAACGTTTTCTTGCCGCACCAGTTTTCAAATGAAGATAACTGTGAAGCACATTACACAACAACAGGACCTGAAATATGGCACCAGTTACAAGAGATAGGTCTTAAGCCAGATGCAATAGTAGCAGGAGTAGGAACAGGTGGGACTATTATGGGAGCTGGTAGATACTTAAGAGAAATGAACCCAGACATTAAACTATATCCACTTGAACCTGCTAACTCTCCTACATTATCCACAGGTTATCAAGTTGGGAAGCATAGAATTCAAGGTATATCGGATGAATTTATTCCTCCTATTGTTAAGCTTGAAAAGCTAGATGATATTATTCATGTGGATGATGGAGATGCAATTATTATGGCTCAAAAATTAGCTTCTACATTAGGATTAGGAGTAGGAATTTCCTCAGGAGCCAATCTTATTGGTGCTATAATTGCACAAGAGAAATTAGGAAAGGATAGTGTAGTAGTTACTGTTTTTGCTGATGATAACAAGAAGTATCTGAGTACTGACTTGATGAAAGAAGAGCCTGTTAAGGATGATTTTCTTTCTACAGATATAGAATTGCTGAGTGTAAAGGCATATAAGCGTGTATGCAGTGCCTGCCGTTAA
- a CDS encoding DUF1836 domain-containing protein, translated as MKIPEDKLYELVDEVSLFNEIDARDIPCIDLYMDQVTTFFDERLGHLKRDEKDPILTKTMINNYSKDKIIIPPKSKKYSKEHMILLILIYNLKQILSINDIKSLLMPLTKEITSNENNNISLEDIYSTFIDIKSEELSSFQANFESKFLSIKEKLSEKDIPEHHRLELLLLVLSLVTQAYAQKRLVEKIIDNFFKQTK; from the coding sequence ATGAAAATACCAGAAGATAAACTGTATGAGCTTGTAGATGAGGTTTCATTGTTTAATGAAATCGACGCTAGAGATATTCCATGCATAGATCTATATATGGACCAAGTTACTACATTTTTTGATGAAAGGCTTGGTCATTTAAAAAGGGATGAAAAAGATCCTATATTGACTAAAACTATGATCAATAACTATTCTAAGGATAAAATAATCATCCCACCTAAAAGTAAAAAATACAGTAAAGAACATATGATTTTACTTATCCTCATATATAATTTAAAGCAGATACTATCTATCAACGATATTAAATCTTTACTTATGCCTTTAACTAAGGAAATAACTTCAAATGAAAATAATAATATATCTCTAGAGGATATTTATTCTACTTTTATTGATATAAAAAGCGAAGAGTTAAGCAGCTTCCAAGCAAACTTTGAAAGCAAATTTTTGAGTATTAAAGAGAAGCTATCTGAGAAAGATATACCTGAACACCACAGGCTTGAACTTTTATTATTAGTGCTTTCACTAGTCACCCAAGCATATGCTCAAAAAAGACTTGTTGAGAAAATAATAGATAATTTTTTTAAGCAAACAAAATAA
- a CDS encoding DegV family protein, which translates to MKFKVIADSCCDLNDELRKSMAVNIVPLTIHIDDKAYVDDKNLDIKELLRVMSSSESAPQTASPSPGDFMKEYEEAENVFVVTLSSMLSSTYNHAMMARKMVLENLPNKFIHVFDSFSASIGETLISLQILETLRYEQNPHKVVEKVNEYIGNMKTFFVLESLENLIKAGRITSLKGLIASLLSIKPIMRGTENGEIALVENVRGSKKALKRLVEIIGEQGEKLEDKILGIAHCNCLEKAMKFKEEVIRRYNFKDIIIVETAGISTVYANDGGLIIAF; encoded by the coding sequence ATGAAATTTAAGGTTATTGCTGACAGTTGTTGTGATTTGAATGATGAATTAAGAAAATCTATGGCTGTTAATATAGTTCCATTGACTATACATATAGATGATAAAGCCTATGTTGATGATAAAAATTTAGACATAAAAGAGTTATTAAGGGTAATGAGTTCTTCTGAATCTGCTCCTCAGACGGCTAGTCCTTCCCCGGGGGATTTTATGAAAGAATATGAGGAAGCTGAAAATGTTTTCGTAGTTACTTTATCTTCTATGCTAAGTAGCACGTATAACCATGCTATGATGGCAAGAAAGATGGTTTTAGAGAATTTGCCAAATAAATTTATCCATGTATTTGACTCTTTTAGTGCATCAATAGGAGAAACTTTAATAAGCTTACAGATACTTGAAACTTTAAGATATGAACAGAACCCACATAAAGTAGTTGAAAAAGTAAACGAATATATAGGAAATATGAAGACCTTTTTTGTTCTTGAATCTCTTGAAAATTTAATTAAAGCTGGAAGAATAACTTCGCTAAAAGGGCTAATAGCTTCATTGCTTTCAATTAAACCTATTATGAGAGGTACTGAAAATGGAGAGATTGCTTTAGTAGAAAATGTAAGAGGCTCAAAGAAAGCTCTTAAAAGACTGGTGGAGATAATAGGAGAACAAGGAGAAAAGCTAGAGGATAAGATTTTGGGAATAGCTCATTGTAATTGTTTAGAAAAGGCGATGAAATTCAAAGAAGAAGTAATACGAAGATATAATTTTAAAGACATCATAATAGTTGAGACAGCAGGTATCAGTACTGTATATGCAAATGATGGGGGCCTAATCATAGCATTTTAA